In a genomic window of Phragmites australis chromosome 14, lpPhrAust1.1, whole genome shotgun sequence:
- the LOC133891523 gene encoding pathogenesis-related protein PRB1-3-like: MAYSSKLACLALAFAAIVAAPCAAQNSPQDYVNLHNAARADVGVGPVSWDNNVAAYAQNYAAQRQGDCKLVHSGGPYGENLFWGSAGADWSASDAVGAWVAEKQYYDHATNTCAAGKVCGHYTQVVWRNSINIGCARVVCDNNGGVFIICSYNPPGNVVGQSPY; this comes from the coding sequence ATGGCGTACTCATCGAAGCTAGCGTGCTTAGCTCTGGCTTTCGCGGCCATCGTCGCCGCTCCGTGCGCGGCGCAGAACTCGCCGCAGGATTACGTGAACCTGCACAACGCGGCGCGTGCGGACGTGGGCGTCGGCCCGGTGTCCTGGGACAACAACGTGGCCGCCTACGCGCAGAACTACGCGGCGCAGCGCCAAGGCGACTGCAAGCTGGTGCACTCCGGCGGGCCCTACGGTGAGAACctcttctggggctccgccggcgccgactGGTCGGCGTCAGACGCCGTGGGGGCCTGGGTGGCAGAGAAGCAGTACTACGACCACGCCACCAACACCTGCGCCGCCGGCAAGGTCTGCGGGCACTACACGCAGGTGGTGTGGCGCAACTCCATCAACATCGGATGTGCCCGCGTCGTCTGCGACAACAACGGCGGCGTCTTCATCATCTGCAGCTACAACCCGCCGGGCAACGTCGTCGGACAGAGCCCGTACTAG